The Spirosoma foliorum genome has a window encoding:
- a CDS encoding DUF2271 domain-containing protein, which yields MSCLYKIGVLALALTLAKPSASVAQQAGTVKYKCMIQMTNYMGEGAYIVVSLINGKGGYDKTLYVLGSNKKWYPDIKEWYKAYAKKKTDISAITGASVAGGDRSVTVLEIESAKIDKDYKLRFESGVEDKPYYVKDLEIPLTTEALSAKSEGTGYIRYVRFSPNTSN from the coding sequence ATGTCCTGTTTATATAAAATTGGCGTACTGGCGCTGGCACTTACACTGGCCAAACCATCCGCATCAGTAGCGCAACAAGCTGGTACTGTGAAGTATAAGTGCATGATCCAGATGACCAACTACATGGGCGAAGGCGCTTATATCGTGGTATCGCTCATCAATGGCAAAGGGGGATATGATAAGACCTTATACGTGCTCGGATCTAACAAAAAATGGTATCCCGACATAAAAGAATGGTATAAGGCTTACGCCAAGAAAAAAACCGACATCAGTGCCATAACCGGGGCCTCGGTGGCTGGCGGTGACCGGAGCGTTACCGTACTGGAAATCGAAAGCGCGAAGATTGACAAGGATTACAAATTACGGTTTGAAAGTGGTGTGGAAGACAAACCCTACTACGTAAAAGACCTTGAAATCCCGCTCACAACAGAGGCTCTTTCAGCCAAGAGTGAAGGAACCGGCTACATTCGCTACGTGCGTTTTAGCCCCAACACAAGCAATTGA
- a CDS encoding ankyrin repeat domain-containing protein, whose amino-acid sequence MKKLVIAILVGVSLSAQAQKNVLLDQSFWQNKPDASQVKAEVEKGNSPSQFNPNSFDPVVLAINAQVPNETIKYLLSQPGNDVTKLTHDGRIYLHWAALRGNVEIMEYLIARGSKANLVDSHGATPLNFAAGSGQPNTQVYDLCLQNGANLKKDLNHEGANALLLAIANDKDLKLTDYFVSKGLDLKSTDAAGNNAFSYAARSGNINTLKALQQRGVPVNATAMIMASQGGRQGVAPIEVFQYLESLGIKPTVTSKSGENVLHAIARRPKQNELIQYFLNKGVDVNQADEDGNTVFMNAAASNRDIAVLELLQPKVKNINQGNQKGTTALAMAVQSNSPEVVDYLLSKGADVAVTDKKGDNVVAYLVQSYRPNSGPQAGADFDAKLKELQGKGLDIKAPQQNGNTLYHLAVAKNDLSLVQRLEPLQIDVNSKNKEGLTALHRAAMISKDDALLKYLLSIGAKKDISTNFKETAFDLASENESLTKNNISVNFLK is encoded by the coding sequence ATGAAGAAATTAGTTATCGCCATTTTGGTGGGTGTTTCACTGTCTGCCCAGGCCCAGAAAAATGTGCTGCTTGACCAGTCGTTCTGGCAAAATAAGCCGGATGCCAGCCAGGTTAAAGCCGAAGTAGAGAAAGGAAATAGCCCTTCTCAATTCAACCCGAATAGTTTTGACCCTGTTGTGCTGGCCATCAACGCTCAGGTACCCAACGAGACGATCAAATACCTGTTGTCGCAACCCGGAAACGATGTTACCAAACTTACGCACGACGGTCGTATCTACCTGCACTGGGCGGCTTTGCGGGGCAATGTAGAGATTATGGAATACCTGATTGCCAGGGGTTCCAAAGCAAATCTGGTAGACAGTCACGGGGCTACTCCGCTGAATTTTGCCGCCGGGAGCGGTCAGCCGAATACGCAGGTATATGACTTATGTCTGCAAAATGGGGCCAATCTAAAAAAGGACTTGAATCATGAGGGTGCGAATGCGCTGTTGCTCGCGATTGCCAACGACAAAGACCTCAAACTAACGGACTATTTTGTCTCGAAAGGACTGGATTTGAAAAGCACGGATGCCGCTGGAAACAACGCATTTAGCTATGCAGCCCGAAGCGGCAATATCAACACCCTCAAAGCGCTTCAACAACGTGGCGTACCCGTAAATGCAACGGCTATGATTATGGCCAGTCAGGGTGGACGTCAGGGAGTTGCCCCAATCGAAGTGTTTCAGTACCTCGAAAGCCTAGGTATTAAGCCAACTGTAACCAGCAAGAGTGGCGAAAATGTGCTGCACGCCATTGCCCGCCGACCCAAGCAAAATGAGCTTATCCAGTATTTTCTGAATAAAGGTGTCGATGTAAATCAGGCCGACGAAGATGGCAATACGGTATTTATGAATGCGGCCGCTTCCAATCGGGATATTGCTGTGCTGGAGTTGTTACAGCCCAAGGTAAAAAACATCAATCAGGGCAATCAAAAAGGCACCACGGCTCTGGCGATGGCGGTTCAAAGCAACTCGCCCGAAGTGGTGGATTATCTACTAAGCAAAGGCGCTGACGTTGCAGTAACGGATAAAAAAGGCGACAACGTGGTTGCTTATCTGGTGCAATCTTACCGACCCAACAGTGGCCCCCAGGCGGGAGCTGATTTTGATGCCAAATTAAAAGAGCTGCAGGGCAAAGGACTGGATATTAAAGCGCCCCAACAAAACGGGAATACCCTCTACCATTTAGCCGTCGCCAAAAATGACCTTTCGTTAGTTCAACGGTTGGAACCCCTCCAGATTGACGTGAATAGCAAAAACAAAGAAGGTCTGACCGCCCTGCACAGAGCAGCAATGATCTCGAAAGATGATGCCCTGCTGAAATACCTACTGTCGATCGGTGCGAAGAAAGACATTTCGACCAACTTTAAAGAGACTGCTTTCGATCTGGCGAGCGAGAATGAATCGCTGACAAAAAACAATATATCTGTTAACTTCCTGAAATAA
- a CDS encoding LytR/AlgR family response regulator transcription factor: MPNPLRCLLIDDEVAAHYVLQHYIEQVDRLELVGDCYHALEAINFLHRQPVDLLFLDINMPQMNGLQMLETLTHPPKVILTTAHSEFALESYNYNVVDYLLKPIEFARFLKAIDKVVVAQPEEETPRGALSPSTNTSFVVKVDGDWVRIAYEDLLYGQSWGNYVKLFTTQQVYLTSMTMTELEQRLPSDLFIRIHKSYLVALNTIRRLSGNEVFIGETPLPIGSTYRRELVERLR, translated from the coding sequence ATGCCCAACCCATTGCGGTGCCTGCTTATTGATGATGAAGTAGCCGCTCACTACGTACTACAACATTACATTGAGCAGGTAGATCGGCTGGAACTGGTTGGCGATTGTTATCATGCCCTGGAAGCGATCAATTTCCTCCATCGGCAACCCGTCGATCTGTTATTTCTGGACATCAATATGCCCCAAATGAACGGGCTTCAGATGCTGGAAACACTCACTCATCCGCCCAAGGTTATTCTGACAACGGCCCATTCGGAGTTTGCGCTGGAAAGCTACAATTACAATGTAGTCGATTATCTATTAAAGCCTATTGAGTTTGCCCGGTTCCTGAAAGCTATTGATAAAGTGGTGGTTGCCCAACCTGAAGAAGAAACTCCACGGGGGGCTTTATCTCCTTCTACTAACACCTCGTTCGTGGTCAAAGTCGACGGCGATTGGGTCCGGATTGCCTACGAAGACCTACTATATGGGCAGAGTTGGGGCAATTACGTCAAGCTATTTACGACCCAGCAGGTTTACCTGACCTCCATGACCATGACGGAACTGGAACAACGACTACCCTCCGATCTATTTATCCGCATTCATAAATCCTATCTGGTTGCTCTGAATACGATCAGGCGGTTAAGTGGCAACGAGGTCTTCATTGGCGAAACTCCCCTCCCCATTGGGTCAACCTATCGCCGGGAGTTGGTCGAGCGGTTACGGTAA
- a CDS encoding sensor histidine kinase, with product MHVPNWIGERKSWVRESLFFTVLFVLMSLNAWNRLTTWDDFWRALVNFLILYSQAQFHRFFLFPLLFSQHIKRYVILTSVALFVGSLIVYWADFWLCPEFFASHDWREMGLFHLATCTVSLIAIMALFLIRRFYEQQEKQNADQLLLQEVQMKFLHAQLNPHFFFNTLNNLYGISLHQPTRMPNLIMQLSKLMRYQVDSSRRSWVLLQQEVEFITSYVTLEQERVGNRCQIEYSYPTDPCVLQGYQLAPLLLIPLVENAFKHGTSDIQGCFVYISLTLDGDALTLRIENSMPGHKVPVSSTGLGLQNTRQRLEILYSGKHQLRVDQSAGLYKTELVVQLTPLHHAQPIAVPAY from the coding sequence ATGCATGTACCAAACTGGATTGGCGAGCGAAAATCGTGGGTACGGGAAAGCCTGTTCTTTACTGTATTGTTTGTGCTCATGTCGCTCAACGCCTGGAATCGCCTGACAACCTGGGACGACTTCTGGCGGGCGCTCGTCAATTTTCTAATTCTATACAGTCAAGCGCAGTTTCACCGCTTTTTTCTCTTTCCGTTGCTATTTAGCCAGCATATCAAGCGCTACGTAATCCTGACGAGTGTTGCGCTATTTGTAGGCAGTCTGATTGTGTATTGGGCTGACTTCTGGCTATGCCCTGAGTTTTTCGCTTCTCACGACTGGCGGGAAATGGGTCTTTTCCACCTGGCAACCTGCACGGTCAGCCTGATTGCAATCATGGCACTTTTTCTGATCCGGCGCTTTTATGAGCAACAGGAAAAGCAGAATGCCGATCAACTGCTGCTTCAGGAAGTACAAATGAAGTTTCTGCACGCCCAGCTTAATCCGCATTTCTTTTTTAACACGCTCAACAATCTGTACGGCATCAGTCTGCACCAACCCACCCGGATGCCTAATCTGATCATGCAACTCTCAAAGCTGATGCGGTATCAGGTCGATAGTAGTCGGCGGTCGTGGGTACTCCTCCAGCAGGAAGTCGAGTTTATAACCAGCTACGTAACGCTGGAGCAGGAACGCGTGGGCAATCGGTGCCAGATCGAGTATAGCTACCCAACCGATCCCTGTGTTCTGCAAGGCTACCAGTTAGCTCCGCTCTTACTCATCCCGTTGGTTGAGAATGCATTTAAACACGGCACGAGCGATATTCAGGGATGCTTCGTCTACATTTCGCTGACGCTGGATGGTGATGCGCTAACCCTACGCATTGAAAACTCTATGCCTGGCCACAAGGTCCCTGTTTCCTCAACAGGCTTAGGCTTGCAGAATACACGCCAGCGGCTGGAAATTCTGTATTCAGGCAAACATCAGCTCCGGGTTGATCAATCCGCGGGCTTATATAAAACCGAATTGGTTGTCCAGTTAACGCCTTTACACCATGCCCAACCCATTGCGGTGCCTGCTTATTGA
- a CDS encoding TonB-dependent receptor domain-containing protein, whose amino-acid sequence MLDSVTRQPVPFATVALLNSSGNVLTGKTTSETGAFVFSGLNPGSYGLQLTFVGYQTRTVLTFTLAAQKPVIQLGNLLLRPESRQLNEVVVAGQKALIEEKSDRLVYNAANDLTNKGGTAVDVLRKAPMLTVDVTGNVQLRGSSNLKVLLNGRPSGLLARNLSEALKMIPANTIQSVEVITSPSARYDAEGSGGVINIITKKQLKGSNGNLDVTAGNYMQSIGGSYGFKREKFGLTFSGNADAEREKSVSEMTRVSLLDGQPAGELFQRRSANNVHRGWFGDLSMEYAFDTLNRVNFSISTWGGAWPNSNSLYNRFRNAEGVVSQEYTQEVDQQSPFGNVEFNLGYTRTFKKPKQELAVLAQYSYTFDNTRYTSDQYNLGGAPIYRETSQNKSQNPQLTFQLDYTHPFSTSGRQMVEFGVKAIRRDVGSTYAIYNSSLDAVDLLTYNAGRSNTFDYDQQVLATYASLKLANQTKWTLQSGLRLENTVMEGRFADSIPPFRIRFNNLIPSIILSKQLSDRQSFKVSYTQRISRPMIWDLNPYINASDPKNLSAGNPQLRPELTHLAEISYSLTTKNGAYLNLALYRRQTDNSIEEVRTVDTSGVSQTIKQNVARNQRTGLNVNAAWQLNRNWKVNGGGEFYHTQFSSTALQVQNSGWLWQLNLNMAYQLPQNYSLQAYGMYSTGWVLLQGKNSAWYHYSLAARKEFWDKKASLTLGVNNPFTYPFRQNNDSQSNSFQSHTANQYFTRSVKLTFSWQFGQIRAGSEQSGRKITNDDAKAK is encoded by the coding sequence GTGCTGGATTCGGTAACCCGCCAGCCGGTTCCTTTCGCAACCGTTGCCCTGTTGAATTCGTCGGGCAATGTACTCACTGGTAAAACAACGTCTGAAACGGGTGCCTTTGTCTTTTCGGGCTTAAATCCCGGTTCGTATGGTCTTCAGCTGACGTTCGTTGGCTACCAGACTCGAACCGTTTTGACGTTTACACTAGCAGCACAGAAACCAGTTATCCAATTGGGTAATCTGCTGTTACGGCCAGAGAGTCGTCAGTTGAATGAAGTGGTTGTTGCCGGACAGAAAGCGCTGATCGAAGAGAAATCGGATCGATTGGTTTACAACGCGGCTAACGATCTGACCAATAAAGGCGGAACGGCGGTGGATGTGTTGCGCAAGGCGCCGATGCTTACGGTTGACGTAACGGGGAATGTGCAACTGCGCGGCAGCTCGAACCTGAAAGTGCTGCTCAACGGTCGCCCATCAGGTTTGCTGGCTCGCAACCTGAGCGAAGCCCTGAAGATGATTCCGGCTAACACCATTCAGTCGGTAGAAGTCATTACCAGCCCATCGGCTCGTTACGATGCAGAAGGATCGGGCGGGGTGATTAATATCATCACCAAGAAGCAGTTGAAAGGCTCAAATGGAAATCTGGATGTAACGGCGGGTAATTATATGCAGTCGATTGGCGGCAGTTACGGGTTCAAACGGGAGAAGTTTGGATTGACTTTTTCCGGGAATGCCGATGCTGAACGCGAGAAAAGCGTATCCGAAATGACCCGCGTATCCTTGTTAGATGGGCAACCGGCTGGTGAGTTGTTTCAGCGACGGAGCGCCAATAATGTCCACCGGGGCTGGTTTGGCGATTTGAGTATGGAGTACGCTTTCGATACGTTGAACCGGGTGAATTTCTCGATCAGTACGTGGGGTGGAGCCTGGCCAAATTCCAATTCGCTCTATAACCGATTCCGGAATGCCGAAGGTGTTGTCTCGCAGGAGTACACGCAGGAAGTTGATCAGCAGTCACCGTTTGGGAATGTGGAGTTTAATCTGGGCTACACCCGAACCTTCAAAAAGCCGAAACAGGAGCTTGCCGTGCTGGCTCAGTACAGCTATACCTTTGATAATACGCGTTATACCAGCGATCAATACAATCTGGGGGGTGCTCCCATTTATCGGGAAACCAGCCAGAACAAAAGCCAGAATCCACAGCTGACTTTTCAACTGGATTACACACATCCTTTCTCGACATCGGGCCGCCAGATGGTTGAATTTGGTGTGAAAGCAATCCGGCGGGATGTGGGCAGTACGTACGCGATTTACAACAGCAGCCTAGACGCGGTCGATCTGTTAACCTATAATGCAGGCCGATCCAATACGTTCGATTATGATCAGCAGGTACTGGCAACCTATGCGTCGTTGAAGCTGGCAAATCAAACCAAGTGGACACTCCAGTCGGGCCTTCGTCTTGAAAATACGGTTATGGAAGGTCGATTTGCCGATTCAATTCCACCGTTTCGGATTCGCTTTAATAACCTCATTCCGAGTATTATCCTGAGCAAGCAACTCAGCGATCGGCAGTCGTTCAAGGTCAGCTATACCCAACGGATTTCGAGACCCATGATCTGGGATTTGAATCCGTATATCAACGCCAGCGACCCCAAAAATCTGAGCGCTGGCAACCCTCAATTACGTCCCGAACTGACGCATTTGGCCGAGATTTCCTACAGCCTGACAACCAAGAACGGGGCGTACCTGAATCTGGCGCTCTACCGTCGGCAAACCGATAATTCCATCGAAGAAGTGCGAACGGTGGATACGTCCGGTGTATCGCAAACTATTAAGCAGAACGTAGCGCGTAATCAGCGAACGGGATTGAATGTAAACGCAGCCTGGCAACTGAACCGGAATTGGAAGGTGAACGGCGGGGGCGAGTTTTATCACACGCAGTTCAGTAGTACAGCCTTGCAGGTACAGAATTCGGGCTGGCTCTGGCAACTCAATTTAAACATGGCCTATCAGTTGCCCCAGAATTATTCGCTGCAAGCCTATGGCATGTACAGTACCGGCTGGGTCTTACTGCAAGGAAAAAACTCGGCCTGGTATCACTATAGTCTGGCGGCACGAAAGGAGTTCTGGGATAAAAAAGCCAGTCTGACACTGGGCGTTAATAATCCCTTCACATACCCATTTCGGCAAAACAACGATTCGCAATCCAACTCATTTCAGTCGCACACGGCCAATCAATATTTCACGCGATCGGTCAAACTAACCTTTAGCTGGCAGTTTGGACAGATTCGGGCGGGCAGTGAGCAATCGGGCAGAAAAATAACCAACGATGATGCAAAGGCAAAGTGA
- a CDS encoding efflux RND transporter periplasmic adaptor subunit, protein MLFLNTAYKSGTLSLAFLLILSHFGCTSSTNETTTAAEVPTLPVVQVKTASVTTYQEFPATLEGRVNVDIRPQVEGYLEKIYVDEGAAVRKGQPLFRIDTRTYQEQVGNASASLLAAKANLDKAALEVARLTPLVENNVVSDVQLKAAQSAYAAAKANVEQARSVVGNANVNLNRTLITAPASGFIGRLPYKVGSLVGRTELQPLTTLSDVHEVFAYFSMSEVDFLHFTEQSSGSSIADKIKKLPPVDLVLADGKAYVQKGRIELVSGQFDKTMGSISFRAVFPNAQGLLRSGITGRVRIPEAHPSAVVVPQEATFERQDRVFVYALADSNKVVSKPLQIAGKSGNFYLITKGIQPGERIVREGLDRLRDGDVITPRLIAADSLTVSSVQ, encoded by the coding sequence ATGTTATTCCTCAATACCGCTTATAAGTCAGGTACGCTTTCTTTGGCCTTTCTTCTTATACTGAGTCACTTTGGCTGCACTTCATCAACCAACGAAACCACAACCGCTGCCGAGGTTCCTACATTACCCGTCGTACAGGTCAAAACGGCCTCTGTTACGACCTATCAGGAGTTTCCGGCCACGCTGGAAGGTCGGGTTAACGTCGATATTCGGCCACAGGTGGAAGGCTATCTGGAAAAAATTTATGTCGATGAAGGAGCTGCTGTTCGCAAAGGGCAACCGCTATTTCGCATCGATACGCGTACCTATCAGGAGCAGGTTGGGAACGCCAGTGCCAGTCTGTTGGCAGCGAAAGCCAATCTGGATAAGGCCGCGCTGGAAGTCGCCCGACTGACGCCCTTGGTCGAAAATAACGTTGTGTCGGATGTGCAGTTGAAAGCCGCTCAATCGGCCTATGCGGCTGCCAAAGCCAACGTCGAACAGGCGCGTTCGGTAGTAGGAAATGCCAATGTTAATCTGAACCGAACACTTATCACGGCTCCGGCAAGCGGGTTTATTGGTCGATTGCCCTACAAAGTGGGGAGTCTGGTAGGTCGTACCGAACTTCAACCGCTGACGACGCTCTCAGATGTGCACGAGGTATTTGCCTATTTCTCGATGAGTGAGGTCGATTTTCTGCATTTTACCGAGCAGTCATCGGGCAGCAGTATCGCTGATAAAATCAAGAAACTACCTCCTGTCGATTTAGTGCTGGCCGATGGAAAAGCTTATGTCCAGAAAGGCCGGATTGAACTGGTGTCGGGGCAATTCGATAAAACGATGGGTTCGATTAGCTTTCGGGCCGTTTTTCCGAATGCGCAAGGATTGCTACGTTCCGGCATTACAGGGCGCGTGCGGATTCCAGAAGCACACCCGTCGGCCGTGGTCGTTCCGCAGGAAGCTACGTTCGAACGGCAGGATCGTGTGTTCGTTTATGCTCTGGCCGACAGCAACAAAGTGGTTAGTAAACCGCTCCAGATTGCAGGTAAGAGCGGCAACTTTTACCTGATCACGAAAGGGATTCAGCCGGGCGAGCGTATCGTTCGGGAAGGCCTCGATCGACTCCGCGATGGCGACGTAATTACTCCGCGACTGATTGCCGCTGATAGCCTGACGGTATCTAGCGTGCAATAA
- a CDS encoding efflux RND transporter permease subunit: protein MFKVFIERPVLATVISILLVILGVISLVSLPVTQFPEIAPPSVQVAASYPGANAEVVARSVATPLEEAINGVENMTYMTSSSGNDGSVAINIYFKLGTNPDLAAVNVQNRVAKATSLLPTEVIQAGISTQKQQNSMIMILNLNSDEDVYDETFLQNYAKINLIPELQRVNGVGQVMVFGVKDYSMRIWLKPDRLVALGLSPQEVMNAIREQNLEAAPGKIGEKSQEAFEYVIKYKGKLNQPEQYENIILKANTDGSTIQLKDVARIEFGSFTYSGDTRVNGRPSVGIAVNQMAGSNANDIQVAILSIMDKAKGAFPKGINYTIGYSTKTFLDESIDQVTHTLIEAFILVFIVVFLFLQDFRSTLIPAIAVPVAIIGTFFFMQLFGFTINLLTLFALVLAIGIVVDDAIVVVEAVHAKMEKSRQSARSATIQSMQEISGAIISITLVMAAVFVPVGFMNGPAGVFYQQFAFTLAIAILISAVNALTLSPALCALLLKNPHHDGGPADNAHAKKGFLNRFFDAFNAGFTSLTNKYVGSLRFLIRNKWVGLSGLALVTAVTVFLMRTTPTGFIPSEDQGFIAYSLKLPAGASLKRTQKVADKIEGILHKTQAVEQHIEISGFNMIANSSSPSYAAGFVKMKPYADRGDVKDLQQVVDSVSKQVAGVEEGRVDVFTMPTVPGFSNVDGFELLLQDRTGGKLDKLSATANALIEELQKRPEIAAAFTTFDTETPQFELELDVKKAKQLGVSTSDILQTMQVYYGSTFASDFNRFGKFYRVIAQADAPYRADPESLKSIYVKNATGQMVPMTTFVTLKRVYGPEAITRNNLFTSVAINGQAKPGYSTGDAIRAVEEVAKKKLPVGYTYEWTGMTREEIAAGSQSSLIFALSLVFVYFLLSAQYESYVLPWAVLLSIPTGILGVFLFINLAGIDNNIYVQVGLIMLIGLLAKNAILIVEFAIQRRQAGMGLLASALDAAKLRLRPILMTSFAFIVGLIPLMSATGASAKGNHSISIGTAGGMLTGVLLGLFIVPVLFVIFQGIQEKIKRPKTAEERKALAEEAFASNPITRN from the coding sequence ATGTTTAAAGTATTCATCGAACGCCCGGTACTCGCCACGGTTATTTCTATCCTGCTGGTTATTCTGGGTGTCATTTCACTGGTTTCGCTGCCCGTTACGCAGTTTCCCGAAATTGCTCCGCCCAGCGTACAGGTCGCGGCATCGTACCCCGGAGCCAACGCCGAAGTCGTGGCCCGCTCGGTAGCTACCCCACTTGAAGAAGCCATTAACGGGGTCGAAAACATGACCTACATGACTTCGTCGTCGGGTAACGATGGGTCGGTGGCGATCAACATTTATTTCAAACTCGGCACCAATCCCGATCTGGCAGCTGTGAACGTACAGAACCGGGTTGCCAAAGCGACGAGCCTGCTGCCTACCGAAGTAATTCAGGCAGGGATTTCGACGCAGAAACAGCAAAACAGTATGATCATGATCCTCAACCTGAACAGTGATGAGGACGTGTACGACGAAACGTTTTTGCAGAACTATGCCAAAATCAACCTGATTCCAGAGCTTCAGCGGGTGAATGGGGTAGGGCAGGTGATGGTATTTGGTGTGAAGGATTACTCGATGCGAATCTGGCTGAAACCGGATCGACTGGTAGCACTGGGCCTGTCACCACAGGAGGTAATGAACGCGATTCGGGAGCAGAATCTGGAAGCGGCTCCCGGTAAGATTGGGGAGAAAAGTCAGGAAGCGTTTGAGTACGTGATCAAATACAAGGGCAAACTCAACCAGCCGGAACAGTATGAAAACATCATTCTGAAAGCTAATACCGACGGCTCGACCATTCAGCTCAAGGACGTTGCGCGGATTGAATTCGGCTCGTTTACCTACAGTGGCGATACCCGCGTAAACGGTCGGCCCAGCGTTGGTATTGCGGTTAACCAGATGGCAGGCTCGAATGCCAACGATATTCAGGTGGCCATTCTGTCGATCATGGATAAGGCCAAAGGGGCGTTTCCGAAGGGCATCAATTACACCATCGGCTACAGCACCAAAACCTTCCTCGATGAATCCATCGACCAGGTTACCCACACGCTGATCGAAGCCTTTATTCTGGTGTTTATCGTGGTATTCCTGTTTTTACAGGACTTCCGCTCCACGCTCATTCCAGCCATTGCGGTGCCAGTTGCCATCATCGGTACGTTCTTTTTCATGCAGTTGTTCGGCTTTACGATCAACCTGCTCACGCTCTTTGCGCTCGTATTGGCCATCGGGATTGTGGTCGATGATGCGATTGTGGTAGTTGAGGCTGTTCACGCCAAGATGGAAAAAAGTCGACAATCGGCGCGGTCGGCAACGATTCAATCTATGCAGGAAATTTCGGGTGCTATCATTTCCATTACGTTGGTCATGGCGGCTGTGTTCGTGCCCGTAGGGTTCATGAACGGCCCGGCGGGGGTTTTCTACCAACAGTTCGCGTTCACGCTGGCCATTGCCATTCTGATTTCGGCGGTTAACGCATTAACGTTGAGTCCGGCGCTTTGTGCGTTGTTGCTGAAAAATCCACACCACGACGGCGGACCGGCAGATAATGCCCACGCGAAGAAAGGCTTTCTGAATCGTTTCTTCGATGCCTTTAATGCGGGCTTTACTTCGCTGACGAACAAGTATGTGGGGAGCCTTCGGTTCCTGATTCGCAACAAATGGGTTGGGTTGAGTGGACTGGCGTTGGTCACGGCTGTCACAGTTTTTCTGATGCGCACGACGCCAACGGGCTTTATTCCGTCAGAGGATCAGGGCTTTATTGCCTATTCACTGAAACTTCCGGCAGGTGCTTCGTTAAAGCGTACTCAGAAAGTAGCGGATAAGATTGAAGGCATTCTGCACAAAACCCAGGCTGTCGAGCAGCATATCGAAATCAGTGGATTCAACATGATTGCCAATTCATCGAGTCCGTCTTATGCGGCTGGTTTCGTGAAAATGAAACCATATGCTGATCGGGGCGACGTGAAAGACCTGCAACAGGTGGTCGATTCGGTTAGTAAGCAGGTGGCCGGTGTAGAAGAAGGACGGGTTGATGTGTTTACCATGCCAACCGTTCCGGGATTCAGTAATGTCGATGGGTTTGAATTGCTGTTGCAGGATCGGACGGGTGGAAAGCTTGATAAACTGAGTGCCACAGCGAACGCCCTAATTGAAGAGCTACAGAAACGCCCCGAAATCGCAGCCGCCTTTACGACCTTCGATACCGAAACACCTCAGTTTGAGTTAGAATTGGACGTGAAAAAAGCGAAGCAACTCGGCGTTTCGACCAGCGATATTCTGCAAACGATGCAGGTCTATTACGGCAGTACGTTTGCGTCGGACTTTAACCGCTTCGGTAAATTCTACCGTGTGATTGCCCAGGCCGACGCGCCGTATCGCGCTGACCCCGAATCGCTAAAGAGCATTTACGTCAAAAACGCGACGGGCCAGATGGTGCCGATGACGACGTTCGTTACATTGAAACGCGTCTACGGCCCGGAAGCTATTACGCGTAATAACCTCTTTACGTCGGTAGCCATTAACGGACAAGCCAAACCGGGTTATAGTACGGGCGACGCCATCCGGGCAGTAGAGGAGGTGGCCAAGAAAAAACTGCCCGTTGGCTACACGTACGAATGGACGGGTATGACCCGTGAAGAGATCGCGGCTGGTAGTCAATCGAGCCTGATTTTCGCCCTTAGTCTGGTGTTCGTGTACTTCCTGTTGTCGGCTCAGTACGAAAGTTACGTATTGCCGTGGGCGGTGTTGCTGTCCATTCCGACGGGGATTCTGGGCGTTTTTCTGTTCATCAATCTGGCGGGCATCGACAATAATATCTACGTGCAGGTCGGACTGATCATGCTCATCGGCTTGCTGGCCAAGAACGCCATCCTGATTGTCGAATTCGCCATTCAGCGACGACAGGCGGGTATGGGTCTGCTAGCGTCGGCCTTAGACGCGGCCAAACTGCGACTTCGCCCAATTCTGATGACGTCGTTTGCCTTCATCGTTGGGTTGATTCCGCTGATGAGCGCCACGGGAGCATCGGCCAAAGGGAATCACTCGATTAGTATCGGTACGGCAGGAGGGATGTTGACTGGCGTACTGCTGGGGCTGTTCATCGTTCCGGTGCTATTTGTCATTTTTCAGGGAATTCAGGAGAAAATCAAGCGGCCTAAAACCGCCGAAGAACGGAAAGCATTGGCCGAAGAAGCGTTTGCCAGCAATCCTATAACTCGTAATTAA